Proteins encoded within one genomic window of Komagataella phaffii GS115 chromosome 3, complete sequence:
- a CDS encoding Zinc-finger transcription factor has product MQNKSDLRYEEFSIAPGQSGIFQGGGFKGRVKKIACVECRQQKCKCDASDKAPKPCTRCTKKQLVCTLQSDFKRTVKRARMAQIEKEFIDLRRSLQEGAVNGVPLRGQSYGPSFEPPNQLPNNSTLPPIRNVVLNNPTENVMTPFSNFIGSESPPVPSGLKDDGRISQIASTKMKLNSNSSKPTPAIHRLGNTNHSRNEPIVLAPEVLSCTDKTLDDFTIESQHIKQLYQEFVDNYHPILPVVDIYKGPERIYRLCPVLFWTIIFISLRRFKSNELNREASLNLYMKLGPILKSAMAELTIAPITRFEPTEVNEPILNVSSVYSVQSFLLYTFWPPLTSSLSADTSWNTIGIAIFQAIRIGLHSAGQLNSNEKAELVTEQIRTWIACNVVSQTIASAFGFPAFTSFDAGVLSICRAGSNANIPQSLIQMMELEHLEDQAAKTLNSNPADHLGLVDATERIPLLQMLGNQTDELEIKMSFLQPLDDVRRFQLLSTRMRILTYYFLDTTKVATFELQRGLIKVFNASLALIAHTRDSTERSKKFIKYLPGVYILTIWQASVIVNRITNSPMNSLIDVGAGKQLYQIAIDLTSKASVVKYDMAYRSSGIMRSMWALFHTLNSQNFFKGINVNIRSRLSASVFFDSLLILKEQCGVMKFVPKKLHSTLADATRDPATAFESDSDNDVEENDTKVNNVDSNDKQHPQQKVNANGKFSTTESRKKQRSLSSTIHPESSARRIINTIPLDPQPIEAPIANQKQNLSKHVLHSKSNQTPTASDAIQSNQQSFKGGPTSIQSNLTDSPSSSNLDASAGLGFDIWDSTQNWDTDLLWKDIDNVMNEFGFHADMV; this is encoded by the coding sequence ATGCAAAACAAATCAGACCTGAGATATGAGGAATTCAGCATAGCTCCAGGTCAGTCTGGCATTTTTCAAGGTGGAggattcaaaggaagagtGAAGAAAATAGCATGTGTGGAATGTAGACAACAGAAATGCAAATGTGACGCTTCTGATAAAGCACCGAAACCTTGCACAAGATGTACCAAAAAACAGTTAGTGTGTACTCTGCAAAGTGACTTCAAAAGAACTGTTAAAAGAGCTAGAATGGCCCAAATAGAGAAAGAGTTCATTGATTTAAGACGCTCTTTACAAGAAGGAGCTGTAAACGGAGTTCCTTTGAGAGGGCAGAGTTATGGGCCTTCATTCGAACCTCCCAATCAACTTCCAAACAATTCCACTTTACCACCGATTAGAAATGTTGTTTTGAATAATCCTACTGAGAATGTGATGACTCCTTTCAGTAATTTCATCGGCTCAGAGTCACCTCCAGTGCCTAGCGGATTGAAGGACGATGGCCGTATTTCACAGATCGCCAGTACCAAGATGAAGCTGAACAGCAACTCAAGTAAACCTACTCCAGCTATTCATAGACTGGGCAATACTAATCACAGTAGAAATGAACCAATCGTTTTAGCCCCAGAAGTTTTAAGTTGCACCGATAAAACGCTGGATGATTTTACTATTGAGTCCCAACACATCAAACAACTATATCAAGAATTTGTAGACAATTATCATCCAATTTTACCAGTTGTTGATATCTATAAGGGCCCGGAGAGGATATATCGACTGTGCCCGGTTTTATTTTGGAcaatcattttcatctcTCTCAGAAGATTCAAATCAAACGAATTAAACAGGGAAGCTAGTCTCAATCTTTACATGAAACTTGGCcccattttgaaatctgcAATGGCTGAGCTCACTATTGCGCCCATTACAAGGTTCGAACCTACCGAAGTCAACGAGCCTATATTGAACGTTTCTAGTGTTTATTCAGTACAAAGCTTTCTTCTGTACACTTTCTGGCCCCCACTTACATCATCTTTATCTGCTGACACTTCCTGGAATACAATCGGCATTGCTATTTTTCAAGCTATTCGTATTGGGTTACACAGTGCAGGCCAATTAAACTCTAACGAAAAGGCAGAATTGGTCACAGAACAGATACGTACATGGATCGCCTGTAACGTTGTTTCTCAAACTATTGCTTCAGCATTTGGATTTCCAGCGTTTACATCTTTTGATGCCGGAGTTTTATCGATTTGTCGAGCTGGCTCAAACGCTAACATTCCTCAGAGTTTAATTCAAATGATGGAATTAGAGCATCTAGAAGATCAGGCTGCCAAAACGTTGAACTCAAACCCTGCAGACCATCTTGGTTTAGTTGATGCTACGGAACGAATACCTTTACTACAAATGCTAGGAAACCAAACTGATGAGCTGGAGATTAAAAtgtcttttcttcaacCACTGGATGATGTTAGAAGGTTTCAGCTTCTGTCCACCAGAATGCGGATACTAACTTACTATTTTTTGGATACTACAAAAGTGGCAACTTTTGAGCTGCAGAGAGGCTTGATCAAGGTTTTCAACGCTTCTTTGGCCCTAATCGCACACACCAGAGATTCTACggaaagatcaaaaaagttcatcAAATATCTACCAGGAGTATATATACTAACTATTTGGCAAGCATCAGTTATTGTCAACAGAATAACGAATTCTCCAATGAACTCACTTATTGATGTTGGCGCTGGTAAGCAACTATACCAGATAGCTATTGATTTGACATCGAAAGCATCGGTGGTCAAATATGATATGGCGTATCGATCATCTGGTATAATGAGGAGTATGTGGGCATTATTCCATACTTTGAACTCCCagaattttttcaaaggaatcAATGTCAACATTCGTAGTCGATTATCGGCCAGTGTATTCTTTGACAGCCTGTTGATCTTGAAAGAGCAATGTGGTGTGATGAAATTTGTACCCAAGAAACTCCATAGCACACTGGCGGATGCCACAAGGGATCCAGCAACTGCCTTTGAAAGCGATTCGGATAATGATGTTGAGGAAAATGATACCAAAGTGAACAATGTGGATTCAAACGATAAACAGCATCCACAACAGAAAGTTAATGCGAACGGTaaattttcaacaaccgaatcaagaaagaaacagCGATCCTTATCCAGCACAATTCACCCAGAATCTTCGGCACGTAGAATTATCAATACGATTCCCTTGGATCCGCAACCAATAGAGGCTCCAATTGCCaatcaaaaacagaatTTATCAAAACATGTTCTCCATTCAAAATCCAACCAAACTCCAACCGCTTCAGACGCAATCCAATCCAATCAACagtctttcaaaggagGCCCAACCTCTATTCAATCGAACCTTACCGACTCTCCATCGTCTTCCAACTTAGATGCAAGTGCAGGGTTGGGGTTTGATATTTGGGATTCAACACAAAACTGGGACACTGACCTGTTGTGGAAAGACATTGACAACGTTATGAATGAGTTTGGTTTTCATGCTGACATGGTTTAA
- a CDS encoding Second largest subunit of DNA polymerase II (DNA polymerase epsilon) → MSDPVLPIELHPASLRPLSYRVLSKKHGLHIKSEALAGLAKYIGHKYGTNWNSTQCMNFLDNFGKIWKEQDRGLFIDKEGTEKIIREVTDKENKREEASIVSRKEVSLDFLTSKKHLATAQEFDSIVDHSLKETYVINEPQIDWKNYFQVVNYDQQPLFRFNSLKRQLELFRRYPQNPLSPANLAQTSSAVEMFLNRYNLVYERFIRDEEFKPTVTRIKNLLGRNGSRFLIFGLISYNNSGNLQLQDDSDAIELDISRCTFSMGYFVPGCLVVCDGIYSKKNVFHCLSIAHPPAEKRETSMEIIGNLDLLGIHSTSKQITKIDPDLKLKLMTTEKQLDSHKILILGGDIFLDDLNVLDALKKLFAKLTQTFVDNQVDLPLSIVLNGPFTKYPLSCSPINFSFSSIASYKAGFDSLASILEKFPEICKHTTIIFVPHDNDLWPSIVHRGTSSLWPHQPISNTFITKLTRIIKTCLVASNPTKLNYLSQEIILVRDDINARFKRNQITKPAPVEIEIDIEPTQVSTEDVVSDKSISPEIRLARKIVKTVLDQGHLSPFTTDIRPILWDYDPYLHLYPSPNLLVLCDPSAPRFDITYMGCHTINPGKFLVGNKCNYTIYCPSTSKCSSEEIFI, encoded by the coding sequence ATGTCAGATCCAGTTCTCCCTATAGAATTGCATCCGGCAAGTCTCAGGCCCCTCTCTTATAGAGTGCTCTCCAAGAAACATGGTCTTCACATAAAGAGCGAGGCTTTGGCAGGATTGGCCAAATACATTGGCCATAAATATGGAACCAACTGGAATAGTACCCAATGCATGAACTTCTTGGAtaactttggaaagataTGGAAAGAGCAAGATAGAGGGCTGTTCATAGATAAAGAGGGCACTGAAAAGATCATCAGAGAAGTTACtgacaaagaaaacaagCGAGAAGAAGCCAGCATAGTGAGTCGTAAAGAAGTTTCATTGGATTTTTTGACTAGCAAGAAACACCTGGCAACGGCACAAGAATTCGACAGCATAGTTGACCATtcgttgaaagaaacttatGTCATTAATGAACCCCAAATAGACTGGAAAAATTATTTTCAAGTGGTGAATTACGATCAGCAGCCCCTTTTCAGATTCAATTCTCTAAAGAGACAGTTGGAATTATTCAGGAGGTACCCTCAAAATCCTCTTAGTCCGGCAAACTTGGCTCAAACCAGTTCAGCAGTTGAAATGTTTCTCAACAGGTACAATTTGGTGTACGAAAGATTTATTCGTGACGAAGAGTTCAAGCCAACGGTGACAAGAATAAAGAACCTGCTGGGAAGGAACGGTTCAAGATTTCTTATTTTCGGGCTCATTTCTTACAATAATTCAGGCAATCTACAATTGCAAGATGATTCAGATGCTATTGAACTGGATATCTCCAGATGTACTTTTTCCATGGGTTATTTTGTTCCAGGCTGTCTAGTGGTTTGCGATGGAATCTACTCCAAGAAGAATGTGTTCCATTGCTTGAGTATAGCTCATCCTCCAgcagaaaaaagagaaacttCAATGGAGATCATAGGAAATTTAGACCTTTTGGGCATACATTCGACTTCGAAGCAAATCACTAAAATTGATCCTGACCTAAAATTGAAGTTAATGACAACCGAGAAACAACTTGATTCCCACAAAATTTTGATACTAGGAGGTGACATATTTTTAGACGACCTGAATGTTTTagatgctttgaaaaaattgttcGCCAAGTTGACACAAACTTTTGTTGATAATCAGGTAGATTTACCACTTTCCATTGTGCTGAATGGTCCATTCACCAAATATCCATTATCATGTTCTCCAATCAATTTTAGCTTCTCTTCAATAGCATCTTACAAAGCTGGGTTTGACTCTTTAGCTTCtattttggagaagttcCCCGAGATTTGCAAGCACACCACCATAATATTTGTCCCCCATGACAATGACTTATGGCCTAGCATTGTGCACCGTGGCACATCTTCATTATGGCCACATCaaccaatttcaaacaCATTCATCACCAAACTCACAAGAATCATCAAAACTTGTCTCGTAGCGTCGAACCCAACCAAACTTAATTATTTGTCACAGGAAATCATATTGGTTCGAGACGATATTAATGCTAGATTCAAACGGAACCAAATTACCAAGCCTGCACCAGTAGAAATCGAAATAGACATAGAACCAACACAAGTTTCAACTGAAGACGTGGTTTCAGACAAGTCGATATCTCCTGAAATTCGTCTGGCAAGAAAAATCGTCAAGACAGTACTTGACCAAGGACATCTGTCACCGTTTACGACGGACATACGCCCGATTCTTTGGGATTATGACCCATATTTGCATTTGTATCCATCTCCGAACTTACTAGTCCTGTGTGACCCATCTGCCCCAAGATTTGATATCACTTACATGGGGTGTCATACCATCAATCCTGGGAAGTTCCTAGTAGGTAACAAATGCAACTACACCATATATTGTCCCTCCACAAGTAAATGCTCGTCAGAAGAGATATTCATTTAA
- a CDS encoding Carnitine acetyltransferase encodes MDNGTFDHEQALPKLPVPALVSTAEQILHSLKPIVDFINSKTIRAIQARLVRSYEKNDCYLDAEGISTTTPGTYGELRGKTLPRNPFFVLEDDPLSKTVVPPTQASRASALIRSALRFACALRSEVLKPDVSPKSGNPLTMNSYHNLFGTSRIPYEVDARNRQKIGISLKKTESYNDSRHIIVIANSQFYSLEVLTPNKKDIGHKLWFSRHELRQILEDIIADSESTDIIDRTRQSVGSVTTESKATWNYMRLKLAEENKAQLDLIDSALFVVCLDHESPTTDDEKVSCISHGTTRIQKGIQVGSCTSRWYDKLQIIVTKNAVAGVAWESTSLDGTSVLRFISDVYTDSVLRLARQINGSNYTLWPKADTVKIDSEVVKPTFSKLTFNLSNELFKGLHLAETRLADLISQHEYVTTQIPNFGKTFANKMQVSADSLFQVAVQISYYALYGKVPSTAEPISLRRFRKARTEIVSVQRESVLKACQVFISQFSPEEKWEYVALACNEHAKQVSQAMKGKGFERHLSALRSAYIQKDLLAKLYPDMEKINDNEIPPLIFDPAIDFLYQTELLIANCGNPALNLFGVTPSIASGFGIGYIIKDESISVVACSQWRQTKRFLTTLKKVIEEIKNDWAKAHPEIKTKAIGSSRARELEDTVDKFDDVESHVNKFIKSLPQELINSNNSLEYKKKPTSKGDSVAAPSNYILGGYDYFNVGELESRSNQLTRANSTLVSRSGSATNLKALADQTVTTISEKDESNVKVHSPPLSSRSNKNSIGRKLVLHSE; translated from the exons ATGGATAATGGAACTTTTGACCACGAGCAGGCCCTGCCGAAGCTGCCCGTCCCAGCCTTGGTTTCTACTGCCGAGCAAATATTGCACAGTCTGAAACCTATAGT TGacttcatcaacagcaAGACCATCCGGGCCATCCAGGCTCGATTGGTCAGATCCTACGAGAAGAATGACTGCTATCTGGATGCCGAAGGAATCAGCACCACAACTCCTGGTACTTACGGTGAACTTCGTGGTAAGACCCTTCCTAGAAATCCTTTTTTCGTTCTTGAGGACGACCCGTTGTCCAAAACCGTTGTTCCCCCCACCCAGGCTTCCCGTGCTTCTGCCTTGATTCGTTCCGCCTTGAGGTTTGCCTGTGCTCTTCGGAGTGAGGTGTTGAAACCAGATGTGTCTCCCAAGAGTGGGAACCCATTGACTATGAACTCGTACCATAATTTATTTGGAACCTCCAGAATTCCATATGAAGTCGATGCTAGAAATCGTCAAAAAATCGGAATCTCTCTGAAAAAAACCGAATCCTACAATGATTCCCGTCACATAATTGTCATCGCCAACAGTCAGTTTTATAGTTTGGAGGTGTTGACCCCAAACAAGAAGGACATTGGGCACAAATTATGGTTTTCTCGTCACGAGCTTCGtcaaattttggaagacaTTATCGCAGACTCTGAATCCACTGATATCATTGATAGAACAAGACAATCCGTTGGTTCGGTCACTACAGAGAGCAAGGCAACCTGGAATTACATGCGTCTCAAGTTGgcagaagaaaacaaagcACAATTGGACCTGATCGACTCTGCTTTGTTTGTTGTCTGCCTCGACCATGAATCTCCTACTACTGATGACGAGAAAGTCAGCTGTATCTCTCACGGTACCACTCGCATCCAGAAGGGAATTCAAGTTGGTTCATGTACTTCTAGGTGGTATGATAAACTGCAGATTATTGTCACTAAGAACGCTGTGGCTGGTGTCGCTTGGGAGTCCACTTCTTTAGATGGAACCTCAGTTTTGCGTTTTATTAGTGACGTCTACACAGATTCCGTTCTTCGATTAGCTAGACAAATCAACGGGTCCAATTATACTTTATGGCCGAAGGCTGATACAGTCAAGATTGATAGTGAGGTTGTGAAGccaacattttcaaagttgaccTTCAACTTGTCTAATGAGCTATTCAAAGGTTTGCATTTGGCTGAGACTAGACTTGCTGATCTTATCAGTCAGCACGAGTATGTCACAACCCAAATTCCTAACTTTGGTAAAACATTTGCTAACAAGATGCAAGTCAGCGCAGATTCACTGTTCCAAGTTGCTGTTCAGATAAGTTATTATGCCCTATACGGAAAGGTTCCATCAACTGCAGAGCCAATTTCATTGAgaagattcagaaaagCCAGAACTGAGATTGTATCTGTGCAACGTGAGTCAGTTTTGAAGGCCTGCCAGGTATTTATTTCTCAGTTTTCTCCAGAGGAGAAATGGGAGTATGTTGCTCTTGCCTGTAACGAACATGCGAAACAGGTTTCTCAGGCCATGAAAGGTAAGGGCTTTGAAAGACACTTGAGTGCTCTCAGATCTGCCtatattcaaaaagatttgTTGGCTAAACTATACCCTGATATGGAAAAGATAAACGATAACGAGATACCTCCTTTAATTTTCGACCCCGCTATTGACTTCCTATACCAAACTGAGTTATTGATTGCTAACTGTGGTAACCCAgctttgaatttgtttGGAGTTACTCCATCAATTGCCAGTGGATTTGGTATTGGATATATTATCAAGGATGAGTCTATCTCGGTCGTCGCATGCTCTCAATGGAGACAAACGAAACGATTCTTAACTACCTTGAAGAAGgtcattgaagaaatcaagaacGATTGGGCTAAAGCGCATCCAGAGATTAAAACCAAAGCTATTGGGTCCTCAAGAGCTAGGGAGTTAGAGGATACTGTGgacaagtttgatgatGTCGAATCTCATGTAAACAAGTTCATCAAGTCTTTGCCACAAGAACTGATCAACTCGAACAACAGTCTAGAATACAAAAAGAAGCCAACCTCCAAAGGCGATTCTGTTGCGGCTCCTTCTAACTACATTTTAGGTGGCTATGACTATTTCAATGTTGGAGAGTTAGAGTCTCGCTCTAATCAATTAACCCGAGCAAACTCAACTTTAGTATCTAGGAGTGGCAGTGCAACCAACTTAAAGGCCCTTGCTGACCAAACTGTTACCACtatttctgaaaaagacGAAAGCAACGTCAAGGTTCACTCTCCACCTCTTTCTTCCAGAAGTAATAAGAACAGTATTGGGCGAAAGTTAGTCCTGCATAGCGAGTAA
- a CDS encoding Beta subunit of Type II geranylgeranyltransferase has product MFHLSQNVCICSTIIMSLHKELHRKYIQELDSHKDDYAYWLTEHLRMNGLYWGITALFTLKYEDTFNKEEVIDFVLSCWDDLHGGFGAFPRHDSHILSTLSAVQILKTYGQLDILPATKRDKLVTFVKGLQLKDGSFEGDRFGEVDTRFVYTGLSCLSILGELTPEVVDPAVEFIAQCSNFDGAYGMVPGAESHAAQVFVCVAALAIANRLDLVNKDMLIPWLSERQVKGGGLNGRPEKLPDVCYSWWVLSSLSILQSLYCIDQEALRQFIYTCQDAVNGGISDRPDNQTDVYHTLFGIAGLSLMGFDDLEPIDPVYCMPKRIVLTIEKYGRE; this is encoded by the exons ATGTTTCACTTGAGCCAGAATGTTTGCATTTGTTCCACTATTATAATGTCCCTACATAAAGAATTGCACAGAAAATACATTCAGGAGTTGGACAGCCACAAGGATGATTACGCCTATTGGTTGACTGAGCATTTGAGGATGA ATGGCCTCTACTGGGGTATCACCGCCCTATTCACATTGAAATATGAGGATACTTTCAATAAGGAGGAAGTCATAGACTTTGTGCTGAGTTGCTGGGATGATTTACACGGAGGTTTTGGTGCATTCCCTCGACATGACAGTCACATTTTATCTACCCTTTCAGCTGTTCAGATACTCAAGACTTACGGTCAGCTGGATATATTACCTGCCACAAAACGGGACAAACTTGTCACATTTGTTAAAGGGTTGCAATTGAAAGACGGCTCTTTTGAAGGTGATAGATTTGGTGAGGTGGATACCAGGTTTGTGTATACTGGACTGAGCTGTTTATCTATACTAGGAGAACTGACCCCCGAAGTGGTGGACCCAGCAGTGGAATTTATTGCTCAGTGCAGCAATTTCGATGGAGCTTACGGAATGGTTCCAGGGGCAGAAAGCCACGCTGCGCAAGTGTTTGTTTGCGTTGCCGCATTAGCCATCGCCAATCGGTTGGATCTTGTAAATAAAGACATGTTGATCCCATGGTTGTCCGAAAGACAGGTAAAAGGAGGAGGATTGAATGGCAGACCTGAGAAACTACCAGATGTATGCTATTCCTGGTGGGTCTTGTCATCATTGAGCATTTTGCAAAGTCTGTATTGCATAGATCAGGAAGCATTGAGGCAGTTTATTTACACATGTCAAGACGCCGTAAACGGTGGTATCTCAGATCGACCAGATAACCAGACTGATGTATATCATACATTATTTGGGATCGCAGGCTTAAGTTTAATGGgttttgatgatttggaaCCAATAGATCCTGTTTATTGCATGCCGAAGCGAATAGTCCTAACAATCGAGAAGTATGGTAGAGAGTAA
- a CDS encoding 40S ribosomal protein S5, translating into MSETYDEQVVAEPVEVQYVELSTKIPADIREGAEEIKLFNKWSFQDVTVKDISLTDYIQIRQPVFVSHTAGKYAAKRFRKAQCPIIERLTNSLMMNGRNNGKKLLAVRIVKHALEIIHVLTDQNPLQVLVDAIVNTGAREDSTRVGSAGAVRRQAVDVSPLRRVNQAIALLTIGARESAFRNIKSIAECLAEELINAAKGSSTSYAIKKKDELERVAKSNR; encoded by the coding sequence ATGTCTGAAACTTACGACGAACAAGTTGTTGCCGAGCCAGTTGAGGTCCAATACGTGGAACTGTCCACCAAGATCCCTGCCGATATCAGAGAGGGAGCTGAGGAGATCAAGCTGTTCAACAAATGGTCTTTCCAGGATGTCACCGTCAAGGACATCTCTTTGACCGACTACATTCAAATCAGACAGCCAGTCTTTGTTTCCCACACTGCCGGAAAGTACGCCGCCAAGAGATTCAGAAAGGCTCAGTGCCCAATCATTGAGAGATTGACTAActctttgatgatgaacGGTAGAAACAACGGTAAGAAGCTGTTGGCCGTTAGAATCGTCAAGCATGCCTTGGAAATCATTCACGTTTTGACTGACCAGAACCCTCTGCAAGTTCTGGTTGACGCCATTGTCAACACTGGTGCTAGAGAAGACTCCACCAGAGTTGGATCTGCTGGTGCCGTTAGAAGACAAGCTGTTGATGTTTCTCCTTTGAGAAGAGTCAACCAAGCTATTGCTCTGTTGACCATTGGTGCTAGAGAGTCTGCTTTCAGAAACATCAAGTCTATTGCTGAATGTTTGGCTGAGGAGTTGATCAACGCTGCTAAGGGATCATCTACTTCATACGCTATTAAGAAGAAGGATGAGTTGGAACGTGTTGCCAAGTCCAACCGTTAG